Proteins co-encoded in one Pocillopora verrucosa isolate sample1 chromosome 1, ASM3666991v2, whole genome shotgun sequence genomic window:
- the LOC131785176 gene encoding uncharacterized protein isoform X3, with the protein MSATEYNNLLFAISRKLDELNALDHLLFMCRGNLAPGSEGNIHDTLSLCKELEENNNLGSDRLQLMKRLLRGVEDWALLEKVEKFECKRKEYKALLEKIISSLDTLNDLERLIAICRGSVREGSEGNIEDVRSLFRELENQGNLEIDYLDVVKNILAETESNELLKELEQFEERRNREDKSEARKAQRAALMSSFRSTLVGVVNIKTVFKVVAGGLTVVSAMEVLSRWSSFDQLVAAVQTCVLPAGTRLVQITDGCVCLTVQAESLSALIILWKMYQDGTLQRHLHDFFVTDEVRELVSGEDVEVNVTIDEDEYQKACLELMNGAQEVELTGREERTRRNSDSVLYPVVKEELSMLKIKRIQAAFNQRMAVIEKEIEEVSLKVFGDRSAKRQQTIFKKIPYELEETKAQELKETEEGLEEHRLWQPHKVEPMDMEKFYLVQKYLEDVPETRSVTTEASDSALGTQAAVSEIETEEISAERLCLRDLSQLVTSELNQRLKADATAMEKVSRFFGLKGDPLSFSFLPIENFFPDTTVSVLKECFEALRLYDLAEVLAKVKPRALCPALSLEQVEKLQLGDRRTKNYSKMAVVVVDVSSEKDSVKMIETFFKDLNPKNEVDVITSPNERDKLLMRRNIERKELSKMHTFAWEKQLRHELEIQLSKVRSGIEREGQEKSKSPKGEGMRRLGDSSIARVKFITDLKRDEPSLRKQLETEMEEITKLKEEIKRGTERIKDIEREESDAESALLNVMDKWIQDQGSIPNKHSGSKSDAHTCKQWVLDMHLVLWINIYNTERYLGVTCYFSE; encoded by the exons ATGTCTGCCACTGAATATAATAACTTACTCTTCGCAATAAGTCGGAAACTCGACGAACTGAATGCACTCGATCACCTTCTGTTCATGTGCAGAGGGAATCTGGCGCCAGGCAGCGAAGGCAACATCCATGATACTCTGTCGTTGTGTAAAGAGTTGgaggaaaataataatttaggAAGTGATCGCCTTCAGCTAATGAAAAGACTGTTGAGGGGCGTCGAAGACTGGGCTCTTCTTGAAAAGGTGGAGAAATTCGAGTGCAAAAGAAAGGAATACAAGGCCTTGCTTGAAAAGATAATTTCTTCACTCGATACGCTCAATGATTTGGAACGGCTGATCGCGATATGCAGGGGAAGTGTTCGCGAAGGGAGTGAAGGCAACATTGAGGATGTTCGCTCGCTATTTAGAGAACTGGAGAATCAAGGCAATCTTGAGATTGACTATCTCGATGTTGTGAAGAACATTCTAGCTGAAACAGAGTCAAACGAGCTTTTGAAGGAACTCGAACAGTTCGAAGAACGAAGAAATCGGGAAGATAAATCCGAAGCGAGGAAAG CACAAAGAGCTGCTCTTATGTCATCCTTTAGAAGCACATTAGTAGGAG tggTGAACATTAAAACAGTATTCAAAGTAGTTGCTGGCGGCCTTACAGTCGTTTCTGCCATGGAGGTGTTGAGTCGTTGGTCCTCATTTGATCAGCTGGTTGCAGCTGTACAAACCTGTGTGCTTCCAGCCGGTACAAGGCTGGTTCAAATCACAGATGGCTGTGTGTGCCTCACAGTTCAAGCTGAAAGTTTATCAGCTCTTATAATTTTGTGGAAGATGTATCAAGATGGGACCCTTCAAAGACATCTGCACGATTTCTTTGTCACTGATGAGGTGAGAGAACTCGTCAGTGGAGAAGATGTGGAGGTGAATGTCACCATCGATGAAGACGAATATCAGAAAGCTTGTCTCGAGTTGATGAATGGAGCTCAAG aagTTGAACTCACTGGACGAGAGGAACGAACCCGGAGAAACTCTGATTCAGTTCTGTATCCCGTCGTCAAGGAGGAACTGTCAATGTTAAAGATCAAACGCATCCAGGCAGCATTTAATCAGAGAATGGCAGTTAtagagaaagaaattgaagaagttTCTTTGAAGGTTTTTGGAGATCGTAGTGCTAAGAGGCAGCAAACCATATTCAAGAAAATACCCTACGAGCTTGAAG AGACTAAAGCACAAGAACTTAAAGAAACCGAGGAAGGACTTGAAGAGCATCGATTGTGGCAACCACACAAGGTCGAGCCAATGGATATGGAGAAGTTTTACCTTGTACAGAAGTATCTGGAAGATGTCCCTGAAACTCGCAGTGTGACGACTGAGGCGAGTGACAGTGCTCTGGGTACACAAGCAGCGGTATCCGAAATTGAAACAGAAGAAATTAGCG CAGAAAGACTGTGCTTGAGAGATCTCAGTCAGTTGGTCACATCTGAATTGAATCAAAGGCTTAAGGCTGACGCTACTGCAATGGAAAAAGTCTCCCGTTTTTTCGGTTTAAAAGGTGATCCATTGTCTTTCTCCTTCCTTcctattgaaaatttctttcctgACACAACTGTGAGCGTGTTGAAAGAATGCTTTGAGGCCTTACGATTGTACGATCTCGCTGAGGTTCTAGCAAAAGTGAAACCACGTGCACTTTGTCCTGCGCTGTCTCTGGAGCAAGTTGAAAAATTGCAACTCGGTGATCGTCGCACGAAAAACTACAGCAAGATGGCAGTTGTGGTAGTTGATGTTAGCAGCGAAAAGGATTCTGTAAAAAtgattgaaacattttttaaagatcTAAACCCAAAAAACGAAGTAGATGTAATAACATCTCCTAATGAGAGAGATAAGTTACTAATGCGGAGAAATATCGAACGGAAAGAGTTGTCGAAGATGCATACGTTCGCCTGGGAGAAGCAACTCAGACATGAGTTAGAAATCCAGCTTTCTAAAGTGAGAAGTGGGATTGAAAGGGAAGGCCAGGAGAAGAGCAAAAGCCCCAAAGGAGAAGGCATGCGGAGATTAGGTGACTCTTCGATAGCGAGGGTGAAATTTATTACAGATCTCAAAAGGGATGAACCTTCCCTGAGAAAACAACTCGAGACCgaaatggaagaaattacgaaacttaaagaagaaattaaaagggGAACTGAGCGGATTAAAGATATTGAAAGGGAGGAAAGTGATGCAGAGTCGGCCTTGTTAAATGTCATGGACAAATGGATCCAAGATCAAG GTAGCATTCCTAACAAACACAGTGGCTCTAAAAGTGACGCTCATACTTGCAAACAATGGGTTCTAGACATGCACCTTGTTCTATGGATTAACATATATAACACGGAGAGATATTTGGGAGTTACATGTTATTTCTCCGAGTAG
- the LOC131768995 gene encoding LOW QUALITY PROTEIN: glutamate dehydrogenase, mitochondrial (The sequence of the model RefSeq protein was modified relative to this genomic sequence to represent the inferred CDS: deleted 2 bases in 1 codon; substituted 1 base at 1 genomic stop codon), producing MFGLQCVSSLRGAFARSKKCLPAVQNAVEKMSTSSDPKDPSFTQMCEGFFENARVYVEHRLLTKPDPPGYRPEKFEDKQHRIKGTLDVMKPCADVLSVMFPIRRDNGAFELIQGYRAQHSHHRTPCKGGIRYSDDVDIDEVQALATLMTYKCAVVDVPFGGAKGGIKINPSKYSQPELERITRRFNVELAKKNFIGPGLDVPAPDMGKGEREMSWNCXLFDYDFRYGHMNAYACVTGKPIHREKGIHGRVSATGRGVYHGIVKYLSSEKYAKLVGLEPGLRGKTFIVQGFGNVGLHTCRYLHRAGARCIGIMERDGNLFNADGIDPKELENYKLDNNGSVKGFPGAKMTEENLLEAECDILVPAANEKQITLKNAHKIKAKVIAEGANGPTTPEAEKVLIENKKLVIPDLYLNAGGVTVSYFEWLKNINHVSFGRLTWKYEKEANFNLLGSVQESLYNHFKEAIPIKPSAEFLQKIAGANEKDIVHSGLEFTMERSAKQIMHCASEYELGLDIRTAAYIVSMEKVYNTYTVAGFTFT from the exons aTGTTCGGTCTTCAGTGTGTTAGTTCTTTAAGAGGCGCATTCGCCAGAAGCAAGAAATGCCTTCCTGCTGTTCAAAATGCTGTTGAAAAGATGTCGACGAGTTCTGATCCCAAAGATCCATCTTTCACTCAAATGTGTGAGGGCTTCTTTGAGAATGCGAGAGTATACGTGGAACACAGGTTATTAACCAAGCCTGATCCACCAGGTTATCGTCCAGAAAAGTTTGAAGACAAGCAACACAGGATAAAAG ggaCACTAGATGTTATGAAGCCATGTGCAGATGTTCTTTCAGTAATGTTTCCTATCAGACGAGATAATGGTGCATTTGAGCTTATCCAGGGTTACAGGGCACAGCACAGCCATCACAGGACTCCGTGCAAAGGAG gtaTTAGGTACAGTGATGATGTTGATATTGATGAGGTACAGGCATTGGCCACTCTTATGACGTACAAATGTGCAGTGGTAGATGTTCCTTTTGGTGGTGCAAAGGGTGGCATCAAAATTAACCCTTCAAAATACTCA CAACCTGAGCTGGAGAGGATCACACGCCGATTCAATGTGGAGCTTGCTAAAAAGAATTTCATTGGGCCTGGTCTTGATGTTCCAGCCCCAGACATGGGAAAGGGGGAGAGAGAAATGAGTTGGAATTGCTGACTCTTTGATTATGACTTTAGGTA TGGGCACATGAATGCATATGCTTGTGTCACTGGGAAACCAATTCATCGT GAGAAAGGAATTCATGGAAGAGTGTCAGCCACAGGAAGg GGTGTTTACCATGGAATAGTAAAAT ACTTAAGCTCAG aaaaatatgCTAAATTGGTTGGCCTAGAACCTGGTCTTCGAGGGAAGACATTCATAGTTCAG GGATTTGGTAATGTTGGTCTTCACACCTGTCGTTATCTTCACCGTGCAGGAGCTAGGTGTATTGGGATCATGGAGAGAGATGGAAATCTCTTCAATGCAGATGGAATTGATCCTAAAGAACTTGAGAACTACAAACTG GACAACAATGGCTCAGTTAAAGGATTCCCAGGTGCAAAG ATGACCGAGGAGAACCTTCTAGAAGCAGAATGTGACATATTAGTTCCTGCAGCCAACGAAAAACAAATCACCCTTAAAAATGCccacaaaatcaaagcaaag GTTATTGCTGAGGGGGCAAATGGACCGACCACACCTGAGGCAGAGAAAGTTCTaattgaaaataagaaactCGTTATTCCA GACTTGTATTTGAATGCGGGAGGTGTGACGGTATCCTATTTTGAGTGGctgaagaatatcaatcatgtcAGTTTTGGACGTTTGACTTGGAAATACGAGAAGGAGGCAAATTTTAATCTCTTAG GTAGCGTCCAAGAAAGCCTGTATAATCATTTCAAGGAAGCCATTCCAATCAAACCGTCGGCTGAGTTCTTGCAAAAGATCGCT GGCGCGAATGAAAAAGATATTGTTCATTCTGGATTGGAGTTCACCATGGAACGATCAGCCAAG caAATTATGCACTGTGCTAGTGAGTACGAACTGGGTCTAGACATAAGGACAGCTGCGTATATCGTGTCCATGGAAAAAGTCTACAACACATACACTGTGGCTGGTTTCACATTTACATAA